In Rhinoraja longicauda isolate Sanriku21f chromosome 27, sRhiLon1.1, whole genome shotgun sequence, one DNA window encodes the following:
- the LOC144606749 gene encoding phosphoserine aminotransferase-like, whose translation MMECRQSVINFASDCTKLPLSVLLQLQKDLLDYRGIGIGILEMHHRSPEFAVMLDETRAGLRELLKIPENYKILFLQCGASGQFSAIPFNLIGLKEARCADFVITGPWSAEAAEEARKLGKVKVVHPEQNDYTTFPDPSKWDLSPDSSYLYYCANDSISGVEFHFIPDSKETVLISDMSSNFLSKPLDVSRFGVIFAAAQMNLGCAGMTVVLVREDLLESSLSRCPTVLDYKVQAEGIASSPPCYSVYIMRLLLDWIKCQGGPEAIEQCSIAKSKLLYDVIECSSEFYICPVDPKCRSRMNILFRVGGPDGSDCLEKTFLIKAAEHGMISLESHRSVGGICASLFNVTLEEMQQLAEFMISFKKEHI comes from the exons ATGATGGAGTGCAGACAGTCTGTTATCAACTTCGCCTCGGATTGCACCAAGCTGCCTCTCTCG GTGCTGCTCCAACTTCAGAAGGACCTTCTGGATTACCGTGGAATTGGAATCGGCATACTGG AAATGCACCACAGATCGCCAGAGTTCGCTGTAATGCTGGACGAAACCAGGGCTGGTTTGAGAGAGTTGCT GAAGATCCCAGAAAACTACAAAATACTCTTCTTACAATGTGGTGCAAGTGGCCAATTCAGTGCCATTCCTTTCAATTTAATTGGACTCAAAGAAGCCAGGTGTGCAGACTTTGTTATCACTGGGCCCTGGTCTGCTGAGGCAGCTGAAGAAGCCAGGAAACTGGGGAAAGTGAAAGTTGTCCACCCTGAGCAGAATGATTACACAA CATTCCCTGATCCTAGCAAGTGGGATCTCAGTCCTGACTCGTCCTATCTCTATTATTGTGCCAATGATTCTATCAGTGGGGTGGAGTTCCACTTCATTCCGGACTCCAAGGAAACTGTCCTGATCTCCGATATGTCATCCAACTTCCTTTCTAAGCCTTTGGATGTCTCCAGG TTTGGTGTGATTTTTGCTGCTGCCCAGATGAATCTTGGCtgtgcaggaatgacagtggtatTAGTGAGAGAAGATCTACTAGAATCTTCACTCAGTAGGTGCCCAACTGTACTTGACTATAAAGTGCAGGCAGAAGGTATTGCTAGTTCTCCTCCATGTTACAG TGTTTATATCATGCGCTTGCTGTTGGATTGGATAAAGTGCCAAGGAGGTCCTGAGGCAATTGAACAATGCAGTATAGCTAAATCAAAGCTACTATACGATGTGATTGAGTGCTCCAGTGAATTCTATAT ATGCCCTGTTGATCCAAAGTGCAGAAGCAGAATGAACATATTATTCAGGGTTGGTGGCCCTGATGGGTCTGATTGCCTTGAAAAGACTTTCCTCATTAAAGCTGCAGAACATGGCATGATTTCATTGGAGAGCCACAG ATCAGTTGGTGGGATCTGTGCCTCGCTCTTCAATGTGACACTAGAAGAAATGCAGCAGTTGGCAGAATTCATGATATCCTTCAAGAAGGAGCATATTTAG